Proteins from a genomic interval of Zonotrichia albicollis isolate bZonAlb1 chromosome 18, bZonAlb1.hap1, whole genome shotgun sequence:
- the HRK gene encoding activator of apoptosis harakiri produces MCPCALRGPPAPCSPCGPGRAARPEAAARRVAARLRRLGDELEQRRKARGRGPSAARRLAAVAGLLCALTPAAALAWLIRRRSL; encoded by the coding sequence ATGTGCCCGTGCGCGCTGCGCGGCCCCCCCgcgccctgcagcccctgcggccccggccgcgccgcccggcccgaggccgccgcccgccgcgtGGCCGCCCGCCTGCGCCGCCTGGGCGATGAGCTGGAGCAGCGGCGCAAggcgcggggccgcggcccCTCGGCCGCCCGCCGCCTGGCCGCCGTGGCGGGGCTGCTCTGCGCGCTCACGCCCGCGGCCGCGCTGGCCTGGCTGATCCGCAGGAGGAGCCTCTAG